A window from Desulfomicrobium macestii encodes these proteins:
- the tatC gene encoding twin-arginine translocase subunit TatC yields the protein MTFTEHLNELRVRLVRCIIAAFVGLLVCYAFAEQLFMMLMQPLITLLEPSGGSLIYTGLPEAFFTHLKVAAIAGLFVASPYIFYQLWMFIAPGLYEGERKYMIPIALCSALCFVSGALFGYYVVFPFGFQFFLGYASDVIKPMPSVREYFSFSTSMLFAFGFIFELPLFMFFLSILGIVTHQTLRKYRKFAILGSFVVAAVLTPPDVVSQTLMAGPLCILYEIGIWVAYAFGKKRKESPAEDDATAEAKG from the coding sequence ATGACGTTCACCGAGCACCTGAATGAGCTTCGGGTGCGTCTGGTGCGCTGCATCATCGCGGCGTTCGTGGGCCTTCTGGTCTGTTATGCGTTTGCCGAGCAGCTCTTCATGATGCTCATGCAGCCGCTTATCACGCTGCTCGAACCTTCCGGCGGTTCGCTTATCTACACTGGTCTGCCCGAGGCCTTCTTCACCCACCTCAAGGTCGCGGCCATCGCCGGACTTTTCGTGGCCAGTCCGTACATTTTCTATCAGCTCTGGATGTTCATCGCTCCCGGTCTCTACGAAGGGGAGCGAAAATACATGATCCCCATAGCCTTGTGTTCGGCCCTTTGTTTTGTGTCCGGGGCTCTATTCGGGTATTATGTGGTATTCCCGTTTGGTTTTCAGTTTTTTCTGGGTTATGCTTCGGATGTCATCAAGCCCATGCCCTCGGTCAGGGAGTATTTCAGCTTTTCGACCAGCATGCTTTTTGCGTTCGGGTTTATTTTCGAGTTGCCACTCTTCATGTTCTTCCTTTCGATCCTTGGGATCGTGACGCACCAGACCCTGCGCAAATATCGTAAATTCGCCATATTGGGGAGTTTCGTCGTGGCCGCAGTGCTCACTCCGCCGGACGTTGTCTCCCAAACGCTGATGGCCGGGCCGCTGTGCATTCTGTACGAGATAGGCATCTGGGTGGCCTATGCGTTCGGCAAGAAGCGAAAAGAGTCCCCGGCGGAAGATGACGCGACGGCGGAAGCCAAGGGATAA
- the hisA gene encoding 1-(5-phosphoribosyl)-5-[(5-phosphoribosylamino)methylideneamino]imidazole-4-carboxamide isomerase — protein sequence MNIFPAVDIKDGKCVRLRQGVEDQVTIFSDDPVAMARQWVEAGTRWLHVIDLDGAFSGTPRNMDLIRELCSAVSIPVQLGGGIRSVEIAGKYLEAGVTRLIIGTVALEDPELFSELCQVYPGRIGVSLDARDGRLKTKGWVEDADKTVADVVPELEAAGAAFFIYTDISRDGMQSGVNIPALEALLAMTDRPVLIAGGISTLEDVQAVHPLREKGLAGVITGKAIYAGSLDLKAALDWLAAQN from the coding sequence ATGAATATATTTCCGGCAGTTGACATAAAAGATGGCAAGTGCGTGCGCTTGCGGCAGGGTGTCGAGGATCAGGTCACGATTTTTTCCGACGATCCGGTGGCCATGGCCAGGCAGTGGGTGGAGGCGGGTACCAGATGGCTGCATGTCATCGATCTTGATGGCGCATTCAGTGGGACTCCTCGTAACATGGACCTGATTCGCGAGTTGTGTTCGGCGGTTTCCATCCCGGTACAGCTCGGCGGTGGAATTCGAAGCGTCGAGATCGCGGGCAAATATCTTGAAGCCGGGGTGACGCGCCTGATCATCGGCACCGTTGCGCTGGAAGATCCCGAATTGTTCAGCGAACTCTGCCAAGTCTACCCAGGTCGCATCGGGGTTTCCCTCGACGCCCGCGACGGCAGGCTCAAGACCAAGGGCTGGGTCGAGGATGCGGACAAGACCGTGGCGGATGTCGTCCCCGAACTTGAGGCAGCGGGCGCCGCTTTTTTCATCTACACCGACATAAGCCGCGACGGGATGCAGTCCGGGGTGAACATCCCGGCCCTTGAAGCCCTGCTGGCCATGACGGACAGACCCGTGCTCATCGCCGGAGGCATCTCCACTCTTGAAGACGTGCAGGCCGTTCATCCCTTGCGTGAGAAAGGTCTGGCCGGAGTCATCACAGGCAAGGCGATCTATGCCGGGAGCCTTGATCTCAAAGCCGCCCTGGACTGGCTCGCTGCCCAGAACTAG
- the hisB gene encoding imidazoleglycerol-phosphate dehydratase HisB yields the protein MHPRTGRIDRETRETRISVVVNLDGKGVCSVQTGFGFADHMLDLLGHWAGFDLEISCKGDLHIDAHHSLEDIGLCLGNALSMALGERRGIARVGCAKVPMDEALTEVCLDLSGRSYLVYEENVLPAVIAGEEKDLWREFLKSLASKAGMNLHVRMLYGQNGHHLLESVFKGLGLALRQAVRVEREDVLSTKGGLDS from the coding sequence ATGCATCCTCGTACAGGCCGTATCGATCGGGAGACCCGGGAAACCCGGATTTCCGTGGTCGTCAATCTCGACGGAAAGGGCGTCTGCTCGGTGCAAACAGGGTTCGGATTCGCCGACCACATGCTTGATCTTTTGGGCCATTGGGCCGGTTTCGATCTTGAGATTTCCTGCAAGGGCGATCTGCATATAGACGCGCATCACTCTCTGGAGGACATCGGCTTGTGCCTTGGCAACGCCTTGAGCATGGCCCTTGGAGAGCGCCGGGGCATCGCCCGGGTCGGATGTGCGAAGGTTCCCATGGACGAAGCCCTGACCGAGGTCTGTCTCGACCTTTCGGGACGGTCCTATCTGGTGTACGAGGAAAATGTCCTGCCGGCCGTTATCGCCGGAGAGGAAAAGGATCTGTGGCGTGAATTTCTGAAATCCCTGGCGTCCAAGGCGGGCATGAACCTGCACGTGCGCATGCTTTACGGACAAAACGGGCACCATCTGCTGGAATCGGTATTCAAGGGACTCGGCCTGGCCCTGCGTCAGGCCGTGCGCGTGGAACGCGAAGACGTGCTCAGCACCAAAGGAGGTCTTGACTCATGA
- the guaA gene encoding glutamine-hydrolyzing GMP synthase, which produces MDIQEKVIILDFGSQYTQLIARRTRESGVYSEIHPCNIGINELKALQPSAIILSGGPASVSSPDSPGIDPCIFEWGLPILGICYGMQLMAHMLGGKVAPSLDREYGRSDLYFEGQCPLWNTVSEAEKLTVWMSHGDHVLAVPPGFSVTAKTQNIEIAAMADVSRKMYALQFHPEVAHTEQGDEILRNFLFHVADLKSVWTMSSFVDSMLQALPEQIGDDKVVCGLSGGIDSTVVAVLLNKAIGKNLHCIFVDNGLLRAGEGDEVIGYLRQHFDLNLHYIKAQDKFLSRLEGLDDPEQKRKIIGYTFIEVFEEEAKKIPGVKYLAQGTLYPDVIESISFKGPSAVIKSHHNVGGLPEKMDFALVEPLRELFKDEVRKVAQELGLPDFIVWRHPFPGPGLAIRVIGEITDERLEILRQADKIVQHELMASNWYYKVWQGFAVLLPLKTVGVMGDERTYEHVIALRIVDSIDAMTADWSRIPTEILGRMSSRIINEVKGVNRVVYDISSKPPSTIEWE; this is translated from the coding sequence ATGGATATACAAGAAAAAGTCATCATTCTGGATTTCGGATCCCAATACACCCAGCTCATCGCCCGGCGCACCCGTGAATCCGGCGTCTATTCCGAGATTCATCCATGCAATATCGGAATAAACGAGCTCAAGGCCCTGCAGCCCAGCGCCATTATCCTTTCCGGTGGCCCGGCCTCCGTGTCCAGCCCCGACTCTCCGGGCATCGATCCCTGCATCTTCGAGTGGGGCCTTCCGATCCTTGGCATTTGCTACGGCATGCAGCTCATGGCGCACATGCTTGGCGGCAAGGTCGCGCCTTCGCTTGACCGCGAATACGGCCGCAGCGACCTTTATTTCGAAGGACAGTGCCCTTTGTGGAATACGGTCTCCGAAGCTGAAAAGCTGACGGTCTGGATGTCCCACGGGGACCATGTCCTGGCCGTTCCTCCGGGTTTTTCGGTTACGGCCAAGACCCAGAACATCGAGATCGCGGCCATGGCCGACGTCAGCCGCAAGATGTATGCGCTGCAGTTCCACCCCGAGGTGGCGCACACCGAGCAGGGCGATGAAATCCTGCGCAATTTCCTTTTCCATGTGGCAGATCTTAAATCCGTCTGGACCATGTCTTCGTTCGTGGATTCCATGCTGCAGGCCCTGCCGGAGCAGATCGGCGACGACAAGGTGGTGTGCGGTCTCTCCGGCGGCATCGATTCCACCGTCGTGGCGGTGCTGCTGAACAAGGCCATCGGCAAGAACCTGCATTGCATCTTCGTCGACAACGGCCTGTTGCGTGCGGGCGAGGGCGACGAGGTAATCGGCTACCTGCGCCAGCATTTCGACCTGAACCTGCATTACATCAAGGCGCAGGACAAGTTCCTGTCACGGCTTGAAGGGCTTGATGATCCCGAGCAGAAGCGCAAGATCATCGGCTACACCTTCATCGAGGTATTCGAGGAAGAGGCCAAGAAGATTCCGGGGGTCAAGTATCTGGCCCAGGGCACGCTCTATCCCGACGTCATCGAATCCATCAGCTTCAAGGGGCCTTCCGCCGTGATCAAGAGCCATCACAACGTCGGCGGGCTGCCTGAAAAGATGGATTTCGCCCTGGTCGAACCCCTGCGCGAGTTGTTCAAGGACGAAGTGCGCAAGGTCGCCCAGGAACTGGGGCTGCCCGATTTCATCGTGTGGCGCCACCCGTTCCCGGGCCCCGGTCTTGCCATCCGCGTCATCGGCGAGATCACCGACGAGCGTCTTGAAATTCTGCGCCAGGCCGACAAGATCGTGCAGCACGAGCTCATGGCTTCCAACTGGTACTACAAGGTCTGGCAGGGATTTGCCGTACTGCTGCCGTTGAAGACGGTCGGCGTCATGGGTGATGAACGTACTTACGAACACGTCATCGCCCTGCGCATTGTCGATTCCATCGACGCCATGACCGCCGACTGGTCCAGGATTCCGACCGAGATCCTGGGGCGCATGTCGAGCAGGATCATCAACGAGGTCAAAGGGGTTAATCGCGTGGTGTACGACATTTCGTCCAAGCCGCCGAGCACCATAGAGTGGGAATAG
- the upp gene encoding uracil phosphoribosyltransferase codes for MAVFVADHPLIKHKLGLMRKHDISTKNFRELASEVARLLTYEATKDLETEKKTAQGWAGPVEVDVIKGKKITVVPILRAGLGMQDGVLDLIPGAKVSVVGFYRNEETLQPVEYYVKLAKNISKRMALILDPMLATGGTLDATIRCLKNAGCTSIRGLFLVAAPEGLKRITEAHPDVDIYVAAVDERLNENGYILPGLGDAGDKIFGTK; via the coding sequence ATGGCAGTATTCGTGGCGGATCATCCACTCATCAAGCACAAGCTCGGACTCATGCGCAAGCATGATATCAGTACCAAGAATTTCCGGGAACTCGCTTCCGAAGTCGCCAGACTGCTGACATACGAGGCCACCAAGGACCTGGAGACAGAAAAAAAGACCGCGCAGGGATGGGCCGGGCCCGTCGAGGTGGACGTGATCAAGGGCAAGAAGATCACCGTCGTGCCGATCCTGCGCGCCGGACTCGGCATGCAGGACGGCGTGCTTGACCTGATCCCCGGCGCCAAGGTCAGCGTCGTCGGTTTCTACCGCAACGAGGAGACCCTCCAGCCCGTGGAATATTACGTGAAGCTGGCCAAGAACATAAGCAAGCGCATGGCCCTCATCCTTGACCCCATGCTCGCCACGGGCGGCACCCTGGACGCCACCATCCGCTGCCTGAAGAACGCAGGCTGCACCAGCATCCGCGGCCTCTTTCTGGTCGCGGCTCCCGAAGGGCTGAAGCGGATCACCGAAGCGCACCCCGATGTGGATATCTACGTCGCAGCCGTTGACGAACGCCTGAACGAAAACGGGTATATCCTGCCCGGCCTGGGCGACGCCGGGGACAAAATCTTTGGCACCAAATAG
- the tatB gene encoding Sec-independent protein translocase protein TatB: MFGIGSTELIVILIVALIVIGPAKLPEMAKSLGKALGEFRRVSTDVKRTIEMEAEQSEQKVKTEQAKKELFPETAATAEPEAAAAPAPDQPAEQPTVKATENEKDKA, from the coding sequence ATGTTTGGAATTGGGTCCACGGAACTTATAGTTATTCTCATAGTCGCCCTGATCGTCATCGGGCCTGCCAAGCTGCCGGAAATGGCCAAGTCCCTGGGCAAGGCCCTGGGTGAATTCCGGCGAGTCAGCACCGATGTGAAGCGGACCATCGAAATGGAAGCCGAGCAGTCCGAGCAGAAAGTGAAGACGGAACAGGCCAAGAAGGAGCTTTTTCCTGAAACCGCGGCCACTGCCGAGCCAGAGGCCGCGGCGGCTCCTGCTCCCGATCAGCCTGCCGAGCAACCCACCGTGAAGGCCACGGAGAACGAGAAGGACAAGGCATGA
- a CDS encoding Na+/H+ antiporter subunit G, protein MLSEALISLFLLIGGAFALIGSIGLARLPDLFTRLHGPTKATTLGVGGILIASVLHFSGQEHALSLHELLITLFLFATAPVSAYLIARSALHLRGPDGPKDDS, encoded by the coding sequence ATGCTCAGTGAAGCGCTCATCTCCCTCTTTCTGCTCATCGGAGGAGCTTTCGCCCTGATCGGCTCCATCGGGTTGGCCCGCCTGCCCGACCTTTTCACCCGGCTGCACGGACCGACCAAGGCCACGACGCTGGGTGTCGGCGGCATCCTGATCGCATCGGTCCTGCACTTCAGCGGACAGGAGCATGCCTTGAGCCTGCACGAGCTGCTCATCACCCTCTTTCTTTTCGCCACCGCCCCGGTCAGCGCCTATCTCATTGCCCGATCGGCACTGCACCTGCGCGGCCCGGACGGGCCCAAGGACGACTCTTGA